The following are encoded together in the Triticum dicoccoides isolate Atlit2015 ecotype Zavitan chromosome 6B, WEW_v2.0, whole genome shotgun sequence genome:
- the LOC119324374 gene encoding protein PHR1-LIKE 3-like isoform X2, giving the protein MMSNGKPTENSDSSYMSGILASCLLRAMQPTRSLLRWTDDLHKIFVEAVEYQGGPYEAKPTAVKQRMEAMGVTGLTIWNIKSHFQRYREKCNLGAEPPRDVLGTASPSKAGDNVTSEAETVVDSDAAMNLTGMEMATYLLMDDTEMVDTAFSADELQMMEKELMNAIQA; this is encoded by the exons ATGATGTCCAACGGCAAGCCGACAGAAAACAGTGATTCTTCTTACATGTCAGGCATACTGGCCAGCTGCCTACTCAGGGCAATGCAGCCGACAAGGAGTTTACTTCGCTGGACCGACGATCTCCATAAGATCTTCGTGGAAGCTGTAGAGTATCAAGGAGGCCCCTATG AGGCGAAGCCAACTGCGGTGAAGCAGAGAATGGAAGCTATGGGAGTCACAGGCCTGACAATCTGGAACATAAAAAGCCACTTCCAA AGATACAGGGAGAAGTGCAATTTAGGAGCCGAACCTCCTCGGGATGTCCTAGGCACTGCATCACCAAGCAAGGCAGGAGATAATGT GACATCTGAGGCCGAGACGGTGGTGGACAGTGATGCAGCAATGAATCTGACTGGAATGGAG ATGGCGACCTATTTGCTTATGGATGACACGGAG ATGGTGGATACCGCATTTTCTGCAGATGAGTTGCAG ATGATGGAGAAGGAATTGATGAATGCAATCCAGGCATGA
- the LOC119324373 gene encoding chlorophyll(ide) b reductase NOL, chloroplastic-like encodes MATVAASLPLRAAARAGPAPSRAPPSDAAFFPGRPWQRGLAARGRPWGSVGWFRAEALPGGAGGPPRREPMAPPYNVLITGSTKGIGYALARKFLKAGDNVVICSRSAERVESVTNDLKKEFGEQHVLGTVCDVREGKDVKALVDFARDKLEYIDIWINNAGSNAYSYKPLVETSDEALIEVITTNTLGLMLCCREAINMMWNQPRGGHIFNIDGAGSDGRPTPRFAAYGATKRSVVHLTKSLQAELQMNEVNNVVVHNLSPGMVTTDLLMSGATTKQAKFFINILAETPDVVADYLVPNIREIPTKQSMKPTYIRFLTGLKAYSRIFSRIAFGARRNKYVAED; translated from the exons ATGGCCACCGTCGCCGCCTCGCTCCCGCTCCGGGCGGCCGCCCGCGCGGGCCCGGCACCGTCCCGCGCACCACCCTCCGACGCAGCCTTCTTCCCCGGCCGCCCGTGGCAGCGCGGGCTggcggcgaggggccggccctggggATCGGTGGGGTGGTTCCGGGCGGAGGCTCTTCCCGGTGGTGCCGGCGGACCGCCGCGGAGGGAGCCCATGGCGCCTCCTTACAATGTCCTCATCACCGGTTCCACCAAAG GTATAGGATACGCGCTGGCAAGGAAGTTCCTCAAGGCTGGTGATAATGTTGTAATATGCTCAAGATCAG ctgaaagggtagaatctgtaaCAAATGACTTGAAAAAAGAATTTGGAGAGCAACATGTGTTG GGGACTGTCTGTGATGTTAGAGAAGGAAAGGATGTGAAGGCGCTTGTGGATTTTGCGCGTGACAAGCTGGAGTATATTGATATTTGG ATCAACAATGCCGGATCAAATGCATATAGTTACAAACCTTTGGTGGAAACCTCTGATGAGGCTCTAAT TGAGGTGATCACCACTAACACTCTTGGATTGATGCTATGTTGTCGCGAG GCAATAAATATGATGTGGAACCAACCTCGAGGTGGTCACATATTTAACATTGATGGTGCTGGCTCTGATGGAAGGCCAACCCCAAG GTTTGCCGCTTATGGTGCAACGAAGAGAAGTGTGGTGCACCTTACAAAGTCTCTACAG GCTGAGTTGCAGATGAATGAAGTGAATAATGTCGTGGTGCATAATTTATCG CCTGGCATGGTTACGACTGATCTTCTTATGTCTGGTGCTACCACAAAGCAA GCAAAGTTTTTCATCAATATATTAGCTGAAACTCCTGATGTG GTTGCGGATTACCTTGTTCCAAACATCAGAGAAATCCCTACCAAGCAATCCATGAAGCCGACTTACATTCGCTTTCTCACAGGCTTGAAAGCCTACTCCAGAATATTTTCA AGAATTGCTTTTGGTGCTCGTAGGAACAAGTATGTTGCCGAGGATTAG
- the LOC119324374 gene encoding protein PHR1-LIKE 3-like isoform X1 has protein sequence MHASFFFQKGDNPGFCIILMHTAILMMSNGKPTENSDSSYMSGILASCLLRAMQPTRSLLRWTDDLHKIFVEAVEYQGGPYEAKPTAVKQRMEAMGVTGLTIWNIKSHFQRYREKCNLGAEPPRDVLGTASPSKAGDNVTSEAETVVDSDAAMNLTGMEMATYLLMDDTEMVDTAFSADELQMMEKELMNAIQA, from the exons ATGCACGCATCCTTCTTTTTTCAGAAAGGGGATAACCCCGGCTTCTGCATCATCCTGATGCACACAGCCATCCT AATGATGTCCAACGGCAAGCCGACAGAAAACAGTGATTCTTCTTACATGTCAGGCATACTGGCCAGCTGCCTACTCAGGGCAATGCAGCCGACAAGGAGTTTACTTCGCTGGACCGACGATCTCCATAAGATCTTCGTGGAAGCTGTAGAGTATCAAGGAGGCCCCTATG AGGCGAAGCCAACTGCGGTGAAGCAGAGAATGGAAGCTATGGGAGTCACAGGCCTGACAATCTGGAACATAAAAAGCCACTTCCAA AGATACAGGGAGAAGTGCAATTTAGGAGCCGAACCTCCTCGGGATGTCCTAGGCACTGCATCACCAAGCAAGGCAGGAGATAATGT GACATCTGAGGCCGAGACGGTGGTGGACAGTGATGCAGCAATGAATCTGACTGGAATGGAG ATGGCGACCTATTTGCTTATGGATGACACGGAG ATGGTGGATACCGCATTTTCTGCAGATGAGTTGCAG ATGATGGAGAAGGAATTGATGAATGCAATCCAGGCATGA